A stretch of Brachyhypopomus gauderio isolate BG-103 chromosome 3, BGAUD_0.2, whole genome shotgun sequence DNA encodes these proteins:
- the LOC143510108 gene encoding uncharacterized protein LOC143510108 translates to MNAVHFPKHVNFTYINTFICEESVRLLESVNMEKEKSYNCSECGKSFTKHSNLQQHQRIHTGEKPYHCSECGKSFTQQSSLNGHQRIHTGEKPYHCSECGNSFNTQTSLKKHQRIHTGEKPYHCSECGKSFTQQSSLKKHQRIHTGVKPYHCSECGKSFSQQSSLNEHQRIHTGEKPYHCSECGKSYPTPTSLKKHHRIHTGEKPYHCSECWKSFTQQSNLECHQRIHTGEKPYYCSECGKSFNQQSNLKKHHHIHSGEKPYHCSECGKSYPTQTSLKKHHRIHTGEKPYHCSECWKSFTQQSSLQRHLRIHTGKKPYHCSVCGKSFTEQNSLKKHQRIHTGEKPYYCSECGKSFTEQNSLKTHQRIHTGEKPYHCSVCGKSFNEHNSLKKHQRIHTGEKPYYCSECGKSFTEQNSLKTHQRIHTGEKPYHCSECGKSFTHRSSLKKHQRIHTGVKPYHCSECGMSFTTPSHLQHHQRIHTGEKLYHCSECGKSFTRQSSLQRHQRIHTGEKPYHCSECGKSFTQQSSLQRHQRIHTGKKLVKCWSTDQHTRTMYFTPSVQITINHNKWGNGGTWHDYICL, encoded by the coding sequence ATGAATGCTGTCCACTTTCCTAAACACGTAAACTttacctacataaacacatttatctgtgAGGAGTCTGTCAGACTGCTGGAATCAGTGaacatggaaaaggagaaaagctacaactgctcagagtgtggaaagagttttactaaacacagtaatctccagcaacaccagcgcattcacacaggggagaagccatatcactgctcagagtgtgggaagagttttactcaacagagtagtctcaacggacaccagcgcattcacacaggtgagaagccatatcattgctcagagtgtgggaacagTTTTAATACACAGACTAGTCTaaaaaaacaccagcgcattcacacaggagagaagccatatcactgctcagagtgtgggaagagttttactcaacagagtagtctcaaaaaacaccagcgcattcacacaggagtgaagccatatcactgctcagagtgtgggaagagttttagtcaacagagtagtctcaacgaacaccagcgcattcacacaggagagaagccatatcactgctcagagtgtgggaagagttacCCTACACCGACTAGTCTAAAAAAACACcatcgcattcacacaggagagaagccatatcactgctcagagtgttggaagagttttactcaacagagtaatcTTGAAtgtcaccagcgcattcacacaggagagaagccatattactgctcagagtgtgggaagagttttaatcaACAGAGTAATCTCAAAAAACACCATCACATTCactcaggagagaagccatatcactgctcggagtgtgggaagagttatCCTACACAGACTAGTCTCAAAAAACACcatcgcattcacacaggagagaagccatatcactgctcagagtgctggaagagttttactcaacagagtagtCTTCAACGGCACttgcgcattcacacaggaaagaagccatatcactgctcagtgtgtgggaagagttttactgaacagaatagtctcaaaaaacaccagcgcattcacacaggagagaagccatattactgctcagagtgtgggaagagttttactgaacagaatagtctcaaaacacaccagcgcattcacacaggagagaagccatatcactgctcagtgtgtgggaagagttttaatgaACATAATAgtctcaaaaaacaccagcgcattcacacaggagagaagccatattactgctcagagtgtgggaagagttttactgaacagaatagtctcaaaacacaccagcgcattcacacaggagagaagccatatcactgctcagagtgtgggaagagttttactcatcggagtagtctcaaaaaacaccagcggattcacacaggagtgaagccatatcactgctcagagtgtgggatgaGTTTTACTACTCCGAGTCATCTTCAAcatcaccagcgcattcacacaggagagaagctatatcactgctcagagtgtgggaagagttttactagacagagtagtcttcaacggcaccagcgcattcacacaggagagaagccatatcactgctcagagtgtgggaagagttttactcaacagagtagtCTTCAAAGGcatcagcgcattcacacaggaaagAAACTGGTCAAATGTTGGAGTACAGATCAGCACACCAGGACGATGTACTTCACACCGTCTGTCCAGATTACCATTAACCACAACAAATGGGGCAACGGAGGAACCTGGCATGATTACATCTGTCTTTAA
- the LOC143510106 gene encoding uncharacterized protein LOC143510106 — MEKEKSYNCVQHSHLQQHQRIHTGEKPYHCSECGKSFSLQSSLKKHHRIHTGEKPYHCSECGKSFTTQSNLRLHQRIHTRVKPYHCSECGKSFNQQRSLKTHQRIHTGEKPYHCSECGKSFNEQSSLKKHHRIHTGEKPYHCSECGKSFTEQSSLKKHHRIHTGEKPYHCSECGKSFTQQSSLKKHHRIHTGEKPYHCSECGKSFTQQGNLQMHQRIHTGEKPYHCSKCGKSFTNHFNLQQHQHTHTGEKPYHCSECGKSFNQQSSLKTHQRIHTGEKPYHCSECGKSFNEQRSLKTHQRIHTGEKPYHCSECGTSFTEQKSLKTHQRIHTGEKPYHCSECGKSFNEQSSLKKHHRIHTGEKPYHCSECGMSFTEQNSLKTHQRIHTGEKPYHCSECGKSFTKHSHLQQHQRIHTGEKPYHCSECGKGFTQQSNLQQHQRIHTGEKPYHCSECGKSFNEQSSLKKHHRIHTGEKPYHCSECGTSFTEQNSLKTHQRIHTGEKPYHCSECGKSFSLQSSLKKHQRIHTGEKPYHCSECGKSFTNQSNLRLHQRIHTGVKPYHCSECGKCFTRQSHLNKHRRIHTGEKPYHCSECGKSFTQQSNLQLHQCIHTGEKPYYCSECGKNFSQQTNLQRHQCIHTGVKP; from the coding sequence atggaaaaggagaaaagctacAACTGCGTACAACACAgtcatctccagcaacaccagcgcattcacacaggagagaagccatatcactgctcagagtgtgggaagagtttttctCTGCAGAGTAGTCTCAAAAAACACcatcgcattcacacaggagagaagccatatcactgctcagagtgtgggaagagttttactactcAGAGTAACCTTCGACTGCACCAGCGGATTCACACAAGagtgaagccatatcactgctcagagtgtggaaagagttttaATCAACAGAGGagtctcaaaacacaccagcgcattcacacaggagagaagccatatcactgctcagagtgtgggaagagttttaatgaacagagtagtctcaaaaaacaccatcgcattcacacaggagagaagccatatcactgctcagaatgtgggaagagttttactgaacagagtagtctcaaaaaacaccatcgcattcacacaggagagaagccatatcactgctcagagtgtgggaagagttttactcaacagagtagtctcaaaaaacaccatcgcattcacacaggagagaagccatatcactgctcagagtgtgggaagagttttactcaacagggTAATCTTCAaatgcaccagcgcattcacacaggagagaagccatatcactgctcaaagtgtggaaagagttttactaatcactttaatctccagcaacaccagcacactcacacaggggagaagccatatcactgctcagagtgtgggaagagttttaatcaacagagtagtctcaaaacacaccagcgcattcacacaggagagaagccatatcactgctcagagtgtgggaagagttttaatgaACAGAGAagtctcaaaacacaccagcgcattcacacaggtgagaagccatatcactgctcagagtgtgggacgagttttactgaacagaagagtctcaaaacacaccagcgcattcacacaggagagaagccatatcactgctcagagtgtgggaagagttttaatgaacagagtagtctcaaaaaacaccatcgcattcacacaggagagaagccatatcactgctcagagtgtgggatgagttttactgaacagaatagtctcaaaacacaccagcgcattcacacaggagagaagccatatcactgctcagagtgtggaaagagttttactaaacacagtcatctccagcaacaccagcgcattcacacaggagagaagccatatcactgctcagagtgtgggaaaggttttactcaacagagtaatcttcaacaacaccagcgcattcacacaggagagaagccatatcactgctcagagtgtggaaagagttttaatgaacagagtagtctcaaaaaacaccatcgcattcacacaggagagaagccatatcactgctcagagtgtgggacgagttttactgaacagaatagtctcaaaacacaccagcgcattcacacaggagagaagccatatcactgctcagagtgtgggaagagtttttctCTGCAGAGTAgtctcaaaaaacaccagcgcattcacacaggagagaagccatatcactgctcagagtgtgggaagagttttactaatcaGAGTAACCTTcgactgcaccagcgcattcacacaggagtgaagccatatcactgctcagagtgtgggaagtgttttactagacagagtcatctcaacaaACACcggcgcattcacacaggagagaagccatatcactgctcagagtgtgggaagagttttactcaacagagtaatcttcaactgcaccagtgcattcacacaggagagaagccatattactgctcagagtgtgggaagaattTTAGTCAACAGACTAACCTTCAACGGCACCagtgcattcacacaggagtgaaGCCATAG